From a region of the Oryza sativa Japonica Group chromosome 6, ASM3414082v1 genome:
- the LOC4340022 gene encoding uncharacterized protein, translating to MDKILAFSILSSSPAEIAAPGYYTRFSWRTTSAGKQQKAAAEKAPTRQQEGEKQQAGRSSPAAAAERKPVARPRFAPEFDGINCFETIVPF from the coding sequence ATGGACAAGATCCTGGCCTTCTCCATCctgagctcgtcgccggcggagatcgccgcgccggggTACTACACGCGATTCTCCTGGAGGACGACCAGCGCCGGGAAGCagcagaaggcggcggcggagaaggcgccGACGAGGCAGCAGGAAGGGGAGAAGCAGCAGGCCgggcggagctcgccggcggcggcggcggagaggaagcCGGTGGCGAGGCCGCGGTTCGCGCCGGAGTTCGACGGCATCAATTGCTTCGAGACCATCGTTCCCTTCTGA